In one Myripristis murdjan chromosome 5, fMyrMur1.1, whole genome shotgun sequence genomic region, the following are encoded:
- the LOC115359502 gene encoding uncharacterized protein LOC115359502 isoform X2, translating to MDKKDHFEESQYESRRMDNLRKLKPNAIPTKFTHFKKNKTLRQIVENLTKTLVQSPLPERHSVEHSYSQSSEKGPSEKEDSGDVLFSIDDSPGENILKPESFGLPLHCVFLCPLDDEDLTSAQCETSVELQSKVAEERRESTGPVEQNPPPMDSANSADCEIAHLKDIIRKKDERIAMLLKAVVSERREKHKLEREKQNLIQNIEKVFNANQLARLGRKSGRGVKWSSETMEKARQLRATCGVKGYMLLRAQNQPLPSLRCLRKLTPMKKKRLEQDTTAAGQATTAAVDCLQATIGVDDVYVDMVMQ from the exons GACCACTTTGAGGAGTCACAGTATGAATCGAGACGCATGGACAATCTGCGGAAGTTGAAGCCCAATGCTATACCGACCAAGTTCACCCACTTCAAGAAAAATAAGACTTTACGCCAGATAGTGGAGAATTTGACCAAAACGTtggtgcagtctcctctgcCAGAGAGACACAGTGTTGAACACTCCTACAGCCAGAGCTCTGAGAAGGGGCCCTCAGAAAAGGAGGACAGTG GAGACGTGCTTTTCAGTATAGATGACAGTCCTGGAGAGAACATACTGAAACCTGAATCCTTTGGACTCCCTCTAcactgtgtgttcctgtgtccACTGGATGACGAGGATCTTACCTCAGCTCAGTGTGAAACTTCAGTGGAACTGCAGTCAAAAGTGGCTGAGGAGCGGCGCGAGTCCACAGGCCCCGTGGAACAAAATCCTCCACCTATGGACAGCGCCAACTCTGCAGATTGTGAAATAGCACATCTGAAAGACATCATCCGGAAGAAGGACGAGAGGATAGCCATGCTCCTCAAAGCCGTCGTcagtgaaaggagagagaaacacaaactggagagagagaaacaaaacctCATCCAGAACATTGAGAAAGTGTTCAATGCCAATCAGCTCGCAAGGCTCGGGCGAAAGAGTGGCAGAGGGGTGAAGTGGTCCAGTGAGACCATGGAGAAGGCAAGGCAGCTACGGGCCACATGTGGAGTTAAGGGATACATGTTGCTGAGGGCACAGAATCAACCACTGCCATCTTTAAGATGTCTGAGAAAACTGACCcctatgaagaaaaaaagactggaGCAGGACACCACAGCAGCGGGACAGGCCACCACAGCAGCAGTAGATTGTTTACAAGCCACTATTGGTGTAGATGATGTCTATGTAGACATGGTGATGCAGTAG